The sequence AATCGGAGGTTCCCAATTAACGCGTTTAAATTTTatgtacatatataatataattaatttccaGTCTTCATTTTTGTGGTGGCAGGTGATATTGTGTAGCTGGACGAGTGGACCGTATGTGGGATCTAGGCAATTGTATAATTCCTATTATAAGAAATTCTCCTTCATTTACTTATTCAATTGTTTTTGGTAATACACGAATACTTTAAAGTTCAAAAGTCAGAACACGCAAATTGATGGAAACTAAAGAATGACTAAAATGTTCCTTTTATATTGATGAAAAGAATCTATCTAATTCTTGAAGCCAACcctcccctctctctctcaaacATATTCATATGTATTTTCATTCCCTAATTCACATCACAcccacacacatatataatagCCGTCTAGAATTGGCACTATATATAGTCTAGGATTATCATCTTTCATTCATGCCATTTCTTGGGTCAGTACTATAGCATGCAATTTAATATCCTTCCGTTGTTATATTTGTCCAtccatttttgtataaaaacccACCACTTATAATAGCGTAAATGATTTCATGTTTGGATTATAATTTTCAGAAGTTAATAGTTATAAGTTTTACATTCCAAAcatgatttttctatttttaacgtGTTTCCAAACATATCATTAGTATTTTTGTGATCATCGATCATAATCAAGAATAGCCATCAATATCCCATATCATCATATTCATTATCATATATAAGATAATACACCATGCATTCAAGAAATAATTGGGGAGGGTCCTTTGAGATGAGCTCAAGTGGTGAAGAGGTTTCAGGGTACGAGGCTAATAACAACCACAACAAAGAGTGGGATAGGGCAGCACTACTTGAGAGGTACCATCCACAAAGCCAAGATTTGGATGAAACTCTACAAAGCTGGGTTTTGGGGAGGGGTGAGAAGAGTAAGAAGACCAAGTATGTGGACTTTGGGTGCATAATGATCAGCCACAAGGCATTGAAGTGGCTTTTTGGTTCCATTTTCTTGGCTTTCATTGTCATTGGTCTCCCCATCATCATCGTCAAGTCCTTGCCCAAGCACCATTCTCCACCTACACCACCGGATAATTACACCCTTGCCCTCCACAAAGCACTCCTCTTCTTCAATGCTCAAAAATGTATGTTCTACACATCTCATCATCTGCTGTATATATAATATCCCATTTCATATGCAATTCTTTCTCatatatacaatattttttttttcacaatacaAGAAAAACTAACattagtgaaaatattttttatttaaaaaaacaataatcactaaatttttttatggcgtatgtttgtatattaacgatataaaaagtaatttttgtcACTAAATTTAGTtgcttatatattaattaaatttttatagtgTGATCATTtggtatatttaattattatatcactTTTTATTAGTTCTATTTGGTTTAGACAATtgatatatacaaaaaaaagtaaataaaaaattgacaataTATAGAAGATAATACACTTATATagtctgtattttttttctccgtAAATGATATAACATTAtgttgtatatattaatttagtcCATATTTAGTTGTTTATAACAAAACTAATCACATTTCTTCATGCAGTCATACCCGTACATATTCACACGGGTGCATTTGAACGTGGCTATCATATATAATTGATGGTGAAATatgactttttatttaattatatcacatgttaagaaaaataatatttttgctatatacctatataaaaaatgtgataaaaGAAGAACTAGTaagtaaaataaagtaaatgtcAACATATAATGCTACTCTTctcaataattatttatgataattgAAAGGGATAAACCCTTGTAGTTTACTAATAATGGACTGAAGCTGTTTTGTTTAAGCTTTGCTCTGGTACGTCAACTTCTTCTAAGAGCTGCAAGTTCATTAAATATAACTACGTGTTGAACTGTTGATTATAAGTGTATGTTtagatttgtttattttttaaaacaattgtttaaaaaactcactaaaaagttaaaaataaacgaTAAATTcttggaaaaaaatgtttttaactagCACCatcatattttgttattattgtcaAAGACCAGCTTTCAAGCGTCTTTTCACTACATTAATTAgttgcttttgatttttttttctttttttgaattaaaagtgGTCCTCTGATCTAGTTTTTTACTgattcaaaaatattatatcaatggacggcttttttgttttttgggcgCAAATGTATGTCGCCATTATTTGACCGCAAATGTATGTCGCCATTATTTGACCGCTTCCATTGATTTGGTAAGGTAATTGCCAAACAACCTAAGACCCAATGATCGCGACCACTTATATTATATACATTTTACTCTagctaaaatattttacattgttATGGTAcaattctaaatttaattttaaatgtttgataattgattcattttttaataattatataggtTATGTTTAAAGTTTAATGTACTTAGTTCCTTATGgataatataattgtttttttttatggtttttaatatatcataatttgattgaattgttttataagtatttgattgaataacttatataataattttttttgttacaaaataacATGTTCTAGAAAAATGAATGACTCAGTCcaagaaacaaaatgaaaaagtagATTGGGGCATCTCGAGATGAAAAACTGACAACCTTAAACTGATTTattatgtatgtacatataattaatattaatattaatattaataatttatttcccCATCAACAGCtaagatttaatatttttttgaagggAGTTGCTTGCTTTAAAAAAGTCAGATAACATAAGATCATAAGATGCTAATATATGGTGTGTTTTCACATTTACCTAATcaaatttgaatgaaaaaattcttattataaAAGGTTTTCTTTCACTTGACATATATGTTTTTGGGTTATTATAATTTAGCTTACTTAAGAatgctccccccccccccccccccccccccacgccTGCTACATATAGACTCAAATTTGATCACGGAACCTTTTATAAGctctatttataaatttttgttatgcTATTACAAAGTATTTGATTGTGATGTTAAATTATATATCCTATAAATATTACATATAAGGTGTGTTTCATTGATAATCCAGCCCTCTAATCAGATCAATTCCTATATATCCAATATACATTTTATGTTTGGAAGGCTATctattcaactatttttttatgagatgaggatctgtttgtttttcttaaaataatgatgggtattttaatattaatattatttttttaaaaattttatgggCTAAAACCTAGCAAAACAAATTAACTAATGACCAGTCATTGAAAGGAAAGTGATAATATACGCTTATTCGGTATGTTTggtttagaaggaaaagaaaTGGAGGGGAGGAGGGGAAAAAAGAAgagtttctttattattattattattattattagaattgGAATCAAAGCCTAAAATATTTTCCCTTTAGTTTTGCTTCCTGCtcaatatttaacaaaatttagagGGAAGCATACCAAAATTGTCAGGCCCCACCTAATATTtgtgaatgaaagaaattatcATGTTTTCATATCCTGGGCAGGACCATTTCACGTGCATGACATATCGGCGAACAGGATTTATATAAAAACCACACTATAATTTTCATCTCTTAATTTTTCACCTTATTTTTAAGGGTGTAGCATACCTAATAATCCTTACATAGTTACATTTACAATCACCCTTCACTCCCACAAACTTTTAGTTTCAAGTTCCAACTTTTGTTTTtatacaaactttttttttttatgaaagttaagtttaaattaattttttttattttccctgaAAATTTAACTaagtaaataaaacaaatgttaATCAGTTTCTTTAGGACTCTAgttatgaaactaaaaataatttttttattagaatgcGTAAAATTAAACgatttataattcttttttaataattttttataatttttataataaatatttttattttaatttcttagctAGTGTCTCTGAGACACAAGACCTTAAATTAAGAGAAAGTTATTCATTCTTATAGACCTTTTTATTGACAAACTGAATTATATATGCTTTCTCGTTCATAATCAACTGATCAATACAAGATGGAGCAAAGCTTAAAACTTGGAGACTAGAATAACTCGGAGGCGCTTTTGCTTTCTAATGATCCCACATTCAGAGCTATAAGATGTTGAACCAAATTAAACTATCAACTACCCCTATATAGTCCATTTTTTGAAATCCACATTTTCCAGCCCACATTCATCCTTATAGACCTTATTAGTAGTTATTATAATAACCAAGTTCTGATTTGAAtgatctaatatattattaattgtgGTGGTGAAGCTGGGAGATTGCCTAAGAGCAATGGCATTCCATGGAGAGGGAACTCAGGGTTAAATGATGGAAACGACACTACTGATGTGAAAGGAGGCTTGGTTGGAGGTTACTATGATGCTGGGGACAACACAAAGTTTCACTTTCCCATGGCTTTTGCCATGACAATGTTAAGCTGGAGTGTGCTTGAGTATAAGCAAAAGTATATGGCTATTAATGAGTATGCACATACTCGAGAACTCATCAAGTGGGGTACTGATTACTTGCTCTTGACCTTCAACAATTCTGCCACCAAAATTGACAAAATTTATGGCCaggtatataataattaatagcaCTAACTCTTCTTCTCCACACTCCACttctctttcttcatttttctccatattCTCTTCATCAAGTAGGTATAGATGAAGTAGTGAAGAGTATGGGCTATAAAATTGATGTGTGTGTTTAGGAAATGTAGCTATCTGGATGGAATCAATGGCTAATCATTAAGTACCATGGAGAAGgcataaattttcaatttaaaacagTGTTCATGAAGTCTAGTTTTCAACTTACTCCCACATAGCGTAGTTTAGGACTAAATGGGTGAACGTTCGATGTGGGCTTTTATACAAATCTCCCTCACCATTAAGACCAGCATAAATTTTTGGTCGCTTCAAATTTCTCTATTTCTTTTGTGCTCAACAAATGTTTTCTTATTTGTCCTACTTTagcaaaacatgaaaacaaaggGTAGGAAGAGAAAGCATATTTGATATCACAATGAACACAAATTTGGATGCTGAAAGGAATAGAATCTGCATTTCATGTTAGGTTGGCGGGAGTCTAAATGGTTCCACCACACCAGATGATCACTACTGTTGGCAAAGGCCAGAAGACATGGAGTATCAACGTCGCACCATATCCATACATCAAGGTGCTGATCTTGCAGGGGAAATGGCTGCAGCATTAGCATCAGCCTCTATAGTTTTCCAAGATGATGTTGCCTACTCCAAAAAACTCATCAAGGGTGCTCAAACCGTGTTCAACTTCGCGAGAGATAGCGGTAAGAGGAAGCCGTATAGTCGCGGGGAGCCTTACATTGAACCCTTCTATAACTCCTCTGGCTACTATGATGAGTACATGTGGGGTGCTGCTTGGTTGTACTATGCCACTGGAAATAGTACTTACATTTCCTTGGCCACCAATCCATCCATATTCAAGAATTCCAAGGCATATTTCTTGACTCCTGATTTTAGTGTTTTGAGCTGGGATAACAAGTTACCGGCTGCGATGTTGTTGCTGACACGGTTCAGAATGTTTTTGAATCCGGGATACCCGTATGAGGACATGCTGAAGATGTACCACAATGTCACTAGTCTTACCATGTGCTCTTATCTTCATCATTACAAAGTCTTTAACAGGACCAGAGGTAATTAACCCAGACATGTGTTTTATTGCTTATTCAATTAATCTCTTAACTTTCAATATGATGAGGTGCATGAAATTTGCAGGGGGATTAATCCAATTGAACCATGGACAACCTCAGTCTCTCCAATATGCAGCTAATGCTGCTTTCATGGCATCACTTTTTGCTGATTATATGCTAGAGATTGATGTCCCTGGATGGCAATGCGGTTCTACTTATTTCCCAATATCAGCTCTGAAGGCATTCGCAACCTCTCAGGTACCTTCTCCATTCAATTCCATTTTCATGCATTTTACTTTGCTTTGTTAGAATGAATGTACTCCAAGGGACTATTTGgtttcaaaagaaaacaagtctTTGCTTTGACAATAATTACATAGATACTAGCTACATTATTTTCACCTAGTTTCCTATACAAATTATTTggaaataaaggaaaaataaggtgacatttttttttcaaaccaaaGAGAAAGAATGATCCTGGTTGAACATCCCAAGCCTTTTTATTCTGTTTCAGCCTCTAACTTTCAtattaattgtaaataattaacagtgtgtttttattttctaatggaACAGATTGAGTACATCTTGGGTAAAAATCCCATGAAAATGAGCTACATAGTGGGGTTTGGAAACAAATTTCCTAAGCATGTTCATCATCGAGGAGCATCCATACCAAATGATCACAAACATCGCTCATGCACCGGGGGTTGGAAGTGGCGTGACACTCCTAACCCGAATCCTAACACGATCACAGGAGCAATGGTTGGAGGACCAGACCGTTTTGACCAATTCCGTGACTCGAGAAAGAATTACAACTTCACTGAGCCAACCCTAGCCGGAAATGCAGGACTAGTTGCTGCATTAATTTCCTTAACAAGTACCACAGGCAGTGGCATTGACAGGAACACCATTTTCTCAGCCATTCCACCACTTGGGCCACAaaatcctcctccaccaccaccttgGAAACcaatcaaaacataaaattactTCAAACCAACCAAAGCCTCTCTGTATTGAATTCTTATTTTGCTATAGTGGTCTTGacactttcaaatttcaatttactacTCATGCATGTATGTTTATAAATGACTGAGTCACTTGTATCCTCTTAAATATTATGTtctattagtattattataacCTTTTCCTTTGCAAAACCGTAATTTGGTTAGTCCTGTGAAGGCATATTGAAAAGAATAAAGCTTTATATAGAAGTAGATAccataaaaattgataaaactACCATGCCAAATTGCAAATTTTAATCACATGCAGCATCCAAGTTTTAATTAACCAATCTTCCAATTCACTTTGCAAAAGCAATTGGCATCCTTTTATAATATCGGTAGCATCCATGAcaatcaagaaaaagagaaaaaagaaagatagaacTAACTTTACATCCTTGCTACTCTTTGCTCCCACtccattattatatttatacattTGGCGTCTGCACTATTACATTACTCAAGTTTGTAGGCATAGAGCACAAGGCAAGACTCAGAGGGAGCATAACTCAGGGTTGAATAATAGCCACTGGCACAACTACCATTATCACTGTCACAACCCTCATTaactctctcttccttttcacTCTCAACCTCCACAGGCCCTGCCTTGAAAATGAACAGACCAGGCCCTGAGCCAGGCACACTAAACAACCAGTCATGCACATCCCAAAACACTTGCACAGGTTGCTTGTTGACCATAACTGTTTGATTCCCCCTAAAATTCCACTGCAAGTTCTTCACATGAATCAACACAATCCCATCAATGCTGATCCACATCTCAGGCTCCTTGTTCCCAAATGTTGAGCTCTCCACCACAATGtcattctcttttctcttctcatCAAACCTGGCCTTTGTTGCAAAACTTTTCTTGGCAAACACGCTTTCTCTCTTCACCAATAGCAGTGCCTCAACAATGCTTGGCCTCATCTTCATTCTCTTATAGGCCTTCTTCTTCTGATCCCCCAGCAACAACACAACCTCTTCGTCTGACACCATTGCCAAGTAGTAATCGCTACCCGGCTCGGGGCTGCTGCCGACAAATCTAGCCGACCGGAGGTCCCAATAGACTTCCACCTGGTGGCCATCAACCTCGAATGATTTGTACCCTTTTTTGTTCCAAAAATACCATGGCTTAACCTGTATCTTGCAAGTGTAACTGAAGTCTCCTCTTGTGCTATCAACCTTGAGGTTTAATGTGTGGTTCATGAGATTTTTGCACCACAACACTGACACATGTCTCGAATACCCCGCAACATTGGCTTGGTAGATGAATGTCACAGTGCTTTGAGAACTTTTGCTAGGAAAAGGCAATAGCTCCTCTGATACTCTCTCCACTAAAGATGATCCTTGGATCGAGTTCGACACTGGTTGTGATTTAAAGGTAAGCTGGAAAGGCATAATGCATGATTCCTAGgggattcaaatttcaaaccccTTTTTGGCATCaaacaataaaagaagttaTATAAAATGATTCAATTTCTAATTTCCCTTTTTGTGTGTTCTGAAGctaaatttttttgttggtcTATCCTCCTTGAGGGGATGGATTATCAATTATGGAAAGACTGGACCTCACCTTGTAAGGTTCAATATATTGAAAGGAATTAATTGGAGATACCCATTGATGAAGATTTGAAAAATTTGAGGAGGAATTCATTCAACATTAACAACTATGCAGAACAATCAGAGATATTGGGTGACAAGAAAGTTGAAATATTTGATAGCTAGATGTGCCTGCAATGGTGTTGGTGATTTGAGAAGAAATTCATTTGCCAGAATTTCTTGGcaaagaaaaagttattgacatgaaagtttgttttttctttggagAAAAAGTCTCCATCAAGATGCTAGAAATAGAGATGTAACCGAAAGAGAAGGAGGGGAAATAACCTCTTTATAAGTCTCAACAGTTCTTTTACCC comes from Glycine soja cultivar W05 chromosome 20, ASM419377v2, whole genome shotgun sequence and encodes:
- the LOC114401764 gene encoding uncharacterized protein LOC114401764, whose amino-acid sequence is MPFQLTFKSQPVSNSIQGSSLVERVSEELLPFPSKSSQSTVTFIYQANVAGYSRHVSVLWCKNLMNHTLNLKVDSTRGDFSYTCKIQVKPWYFWNKKGYKSFEVDGHQVEVYWDLRSARFVGSSPEPGSDYYLAMVSDEEVVLLLGDQKKKAYKRMKMRPSIVEALLLVKRESVFAKKSFATKARFDEKRKENDIVVESSTFGNKEPEMWISIDGIVLIHVKNLQWNFRGNQTVMVNKQPVQVFWDVHDWLFSVPGSGPGLFIFKAGPVEVESEKEERVNEGCDSDNGSCASGYYSTLSYAPSESCLVLYAYKLE
- the LOC114401763 gene encoding endoglucanase 12-like, whose protein sequence is MHSRNNWGGSFEMSSSGEEVSGYEANNNHNKEWDRAALLERYHPQSQDLDETLQSWVLGRGEKSKKTKYVDFGCIMISHKALKWLFGSIFLAFIVIGLPIIIVKSLPKHHSPPTPPDNYTLALHKALLFFNAQKSGRLPKSNGIPWRGNSGLNDGNDTTDVKGGLVGGYYDAGDNTKFHFPMAFAMTMLSWSVLEYKQKYMAINEYAHTRELIKWGTDYLLLTFNNSATKIDKIYGQVGGSLNGSTTPDDHYCWQRPEDMEYQRRTISIHQGADLAGEMAAALASASIVFQDDVAYSKKLIKGAQTVFNFARDSGKRKPYSRGEPYIEPFYNSSGYYDEYMWGAAWLYYATGNSTYISLATNPSIFKNSKAYFLTPDFSVLSWDNKLPAAMLLLTRFRMFLNPGYPYEDMLKMYHNVTSLTMCSYLHHYKVFNRTRGGLIQLNHGQPQSLQYAANAAFMASLFADYMLEIDVPGWQCGSTYFPISALKAFATSQIEYILGKNPMKMSYIVGFGNKFPKHVHHRGASIPNDHKHRSCTGGWKWRDTPNPNPNTITGAMVGGPDRFDQFRDSRKNYNFTEPTLAGNAGLVAALISLTSTTGSGIDRNTIFSAIPPLGPQNPPPPPPWKPIKT